A genome region from Natronobeatus ordinarius includes the following:
- a CDS encoding type II toxin-antitoxin system VapC family toxin, producing the protein MARGRPLGCASGRRIQAELIESGSELGFNDCLIAATAIERGQELVTGDSDFDRVPELRVRTY; encoded by the coding sequence GTGGCTCGAGGTCGACCGCTCGGTTGCGCGTCGGGCAGGCGGATCCAGGCCGAATTGATCGAGTCGGGTTCGGAACTCGGGTTCAACGATTGTCTGATTGCCGCGACAGCGATCGAGCGTGGGCAGGAACTCGTCACCGGAGATTCTGATTTTGACCGCGTACCGGAGCTTCGCGTTCGAACGTACTGA
- a CDS encoding helix-turn-helix domain-containing protein encodes MPISIDRFEDDEADLEGPTNAERILRFLLERDDEAFTRSEIAAETGVARNSVGPVLSRLKDRGLVRHRGEYWAITDDEERLQSATTYELVTRSLNVLYGEEDPAEWIEYMPDDDGRASDGS; translated from the coding sequence ATGCCGATCAGTATCGACCGGTTCGAGGACGACGAGGCCGACCTCGAGGGTCCGACGAACGCGGAGCGTATCCTCCGATTTCTGCTCGAACGCGACGACGAGGCGTTCACGCGGTCGGAGATCGCTGCGGAGACTGGGGTCGCGCGCAATTCGGTCGGTCCCGTCCTCTCGAGGCTCAAAGACCGCGGTCTGGTCCGTCACCGTGGGGAGTACTGGGCGATCACCGACGACGAAGAGCGTCTCCAGTCTGCGACGACCTACGAACTGGTAACACGAAGCCTCAACGTACTCTATGGCGAAGAGGACCCCGCGGAGTGGATCGAGTACATGCCCGATGACGACGGTCGAGCGAGCGACGGTTCATGA
- a CDS encoding PIN domain-containing protein produces the protein MACLDTPFLIDVLDGAEAARETMEELDREGERHGVTPVAAAELWIGANLGSAREFRRTEELLESLLWLEVDRSVARRAGGSRPN, from the coding sequence ATGGCCTGTCTGGACACGCCGTTCCTGATCGACGTCCTCGACGGAGCGGAGGCCGCCCGAGAGACGATGGAAGAACTCGATCGAGAGGGCGAACGACACGGCGTCACCCCAGTAGCGGCGGCCGAGCTCTGGATCGGTGCGAACCTCGGATCAGCACGAGAGTTTCGCCGAACCGAGGAGTTGCTCGAGTCGCTGCTGTGGCTCGAGGTCGACCGCTCGGTTGCGCGTCGGGCAGGCGGATCCAGGCCGAATTGA